A DNA window from Hydra vulgaris chromosome 13, alternate assembly HydraT2T_AEP contains the following coding sequences:
- the LOC136089825 gene encoding protein FAM200B-like, whose amino-acid sequence MSSASKKKIWQYSEEYLKFGFIPAVHDARLPFCLLCQQCLSNELMKPGRLEARLKAKHKDQISSNLNYFQILKKNFEKRATLKSLFTSLNVNINCTLEASYQISLLIAKSGKKHTTGEQLIKPSISTFVKTVFGKDDRDSKIIPLCNNTVSRRIDELSEDVGLQLIEKLKTRLFSVQMDESTLRDSEAVLLTYVRYIDNNDFAEEMLFCKSLKSSITAKDIYSTLKSYLDTNKIPMKNITSCAADGAPNMMGKKNGCLKLMKDENLMLLVHCVIHRENLVAKNLPPILYKIMNLVVKCVNSIKVQDKSAFLNYFVKKTMKSI is encoded by the coding sequence aTGAGTAGTGcaagcaagaaaaaaatttggcaGTACTCGGAAGAGTATTTAAAATTTGGCTTCATACCTGCTGTCCATGATGCACGGTTACCTTTTTGTCTATTATGCCAACAATGCTTGAGCAATGAATTAATGAAACCAGGTCGTCTTGAAGCACGTTTAAAGGCAAAACATAAAGATCAAATTAGTTCAAATTTgaactattttcaaattttaaagaaaaattttgaaaaaagagcaACTTTAAAGTCTCTCTTCACTTCTcttaatgttaatattaattgCACTCTTGAGGCTAGCTATCAAATTTCATTACTCATCGCTAAGTCTGGGAAAAAACATACAACAGGAGAGCAGTTAATCAAGCCTTCAATATCAACAtttgttaaaactgtttttggAAAAGATGACCGAGACTCGAAAATCATACCACTATGTAACAATACTGTCAGCAGAAGAATTGACGAGTTGAGTGAAGATGTTGGTTTACAACTtatcgaaaaattaaaaacaagactTTTTTCGGTGCAAATGGACGAATCAACATTGAGAGACAGCGAAGCAGTATTACTTACATATGTCAGATACAttgataataatgattttgctgaagaaatgttattttgcaaatcattaaaaagCAGCATTACCGCTAAAGATATATATAGTACTCTAAAAAGTTACTTAGATACGAATAAAATACCGATGAAAAATATAACGTCCTGTGCTGCTGATGGTGCTCCTAATATGATGGGCAAAAAAAATGGTTGCTTAAAACTGATGAAAGATGAAAATCTAATGCTTCTTGTGCACTGTGTTATTCACAGGGAAAACTTGGTAGCTAAAAATCTTCCTCctattctatataaaataatgaacttggTTGTGAAATGCGTTAACTCTATTAAAGTGCAAGACAAGagcgcatttttaaattattttgtgaagAAAACAATGAAGTCCATATGA
- the LOC136089826 gene encoding protein FAM200C-like — protein sequence MRLLLHTEVRWLSKGNCLKRFMELFDTLSDFLSDKTEMQYLLTIDSKAYLSYLTDIFKKLNILNKELQGTNKTLVDAKAKIFGFITSIELFEKDVYQKQFEKFH from the coding sequence ATGAGACTTTTACTTCACACTGAGGTAAGATGGCTTTCGAAAGGGAactgtttaaaaagatttatggaACTGTTTGATACTCTTAGTGATTTTTTAAGCGACAAAACTGAAATGCAATATCTGTTAACGATTGATTCTAAGGCATATTTGAGTTATTTAAccgatatttttaaaaaactaaatatattgaaTAAAGAACTTCAAGGAACAAATAAAACTCTTGTCGATGCAAAAGCAAagatatttggttttattacgtCTATTGAACTATTTGAAAAAGACGTTTaccaaaaacaatttgaaaagtTTCATTGA